The Candidatus Obscuribacterales bacterium genomic sequence CTACCGTACCAGCAATCGTCATTGCCCGTAAGCATCATGGGGCTATTGAAAGTATTCCCCTGCTCGGGCAACTGCTGACATATCGGCAGTTAGATGTACTGCTTGCTGAAGAAGGCTCATGTCTGGTACAATCTGCGGGGCACAGCTACTGTCTGCATCCACATCGGCGGACTGATGGCGACACCGACTATCTAGTGAGGACACTCGCATGAAATATCTGGCTTTCGTATACGGCAGCCTCAAGCAAGGCTTCGGCAACCATCGTCTGCTCAAGGCTAGCACCTTTCTAGGTGAGGCCAAGTTGAGCCAGTGTGGTGCCATGTATAGCTTGGGAGGATTCCCGGCTGTAACACTTGGCAAGCGCGTAAGCCCTATCCACGGTGAGCTGTACGAGATTGACGAGAATACTCTCGACGCTCTCGACTCTCTCGAAGGGCACCCCCACTTCTATCAGCGCACGGAGGTAGATGTGCTGCAAGAGGATGAGGATGGCGTGTATCGGGTACGTGCTTTCGTATACCTGATGGA encodes the following:
- a CDS encoding gamma-glutamylcyclotransferase family protein, translated to MKYLAFVYGSLKQGFGNHRLLKASTFLGEAKLSQCGAMYSLGGFPAVTLGKRVSPIHGELYEIDENTLDALDSLEGHPHFYQRTEVDVLQEDEDGVYRVRAFVYLMEPNSGYLRGDPIKDGVWHDPRTRKAV